DNA from Pseudomonas putida:
CTTGGTGGTTCATGTCGCTGATGTGCTCCACCTGATCGGTGATCGCCCCAAGGGAGGTACCGGTACGCTGGCTGGACTCCACCCCGCCCCCCGTCGCCTGCTGTCCCGCGTGCATCGACGCCACGGCAGTGCCAGCGCCTTGCTTGAGGCGTTGGATCATCTGTTGCACCTCGTCGGTGGACACCTGGGTACGCCGCGCCAAGGTTCGCACTTCATCGGCAACCACAGCGAAACCGCGCCCCATCTCACCTGCTCGCGCCGCCTCGATGGCCGCATTGAGGGCCAACAGGTTGGTTTGTTCGGAAATACTGCGGATCACCGCCAAGACTTCATCGATCGAGGCAACTTCGTCGGCCAACTGGCTCACCGCCTCGGCGGCCCGACCGATCTCCCCGGACATGCCTTCGATGCTGTGGATCGATCGACGTACCACCTCGCGCGCCCGCAAGGCTTCGTCACGCGCCGATTGCGACGCATGGGCGGCATTGCCGGCGTTCTGCGCGATGTCCTGTACGGTCAGCCCCATCTCGTGCACAGCGGTGGCGACCATCTCGGTCATCTCCTGCTGGCGTCCGGAGCGGTCGGCAGTGTTGTCCACCACGCGTGTCACCTGCTCCACCGAACGATGCAGGCGCTCGGTGGTGCGCAGCACCTCGCCGATCAACACCCGCTGGCTGTCGAGGAATCGGTTGAAACCACGGGCCAGGTCGCCCAGTTCATCCTCGCGTGAATCGTCCAGCCGCTGGCTGAGGTCGCCAGCGCCACTGCCGATCTGCGTCAGCGCCGTGGTCACCTGGCGGATCGGACGCACCAGCCCGCGCGCCAGCAGTACCACCAGCAGCAACGACATCAGCGCCACCGCGCCGCCGATCAGGCTGGTCAGCCACACGGCTTCGTGCATCTGTGCGTAGATTTCTTCCTCCGGCACCTCGGCTACCAGGGTCCAGTTCAAGTCGCGAAGCGGCAACCCCAAGGCCAGGTAGTCCTCGCCGTCGCGGCTGAAACGCACCTTGCGCAAGCCCTCGCCCTTGCCCAGAACAACCTGGGTCGCCTGCTCGCCGACCTGCTCGACCAACTGGCGCTTGCCACTGAATTCGTGGTCTGGATGGACCTGGATCAGGCCGTCGTTGCGCACCAGGAACACCCGCCCACGCTCACCGAAACTGAAGTCGTGGATCAGTTTCGACAACGCGGTCATGCGCAGGCCCATGCCGGCCACGCCCACCAGTTGCCCGTCCTTTTCGACCCGGTAATCGATGAACAACGCAAGCTCCCCGGTGGAGCCGTCGATGTCGATGTTGATCAGGCGCTCGGCGCCGCTGTCGATGTAGCCGTAGAACCATTTGTCCTTCGGATTATCGCGGCTGAGGGTGCGATCCAGGCCTTTCTCGTTGTAGTAATGGCCGGTCGCCGTGGAGGCGAACAACGTGGTGAAGGCCTGGTTGCGCTGCTTGACCGCCTCCAGGTATTCGAGAAAGCGCGGGGCTTGGGCAGGGTCCTCACCGGCCGCGAGCCAGTCACGCAGCAGCGTGTTGCCGGCAATGTCAGCCGCTGCCACCAGCGGCCTGCCGAGCATGCGTTCGATGTCGTTGCGAATCGCCTCGATGCTGGCCGGCAGCGCCGTGTCGACCAGATAGCGCTCGGTCAGGCGGTTGACCGCCTCGGTGTACACCCCCACGACCACCAGAATGCTCGCCAGCAGGGCCGCGCCCATACTCGCAATCAATTGCCACTGGATACTCCGCCGCCAGATCCGCATGCCCCACTCCCCCAGTCGTTATTATTTTGGGTGATTGTATACACTTACGTATCCGGTTATTCCAGTTATCTGAAACAATGCAGACCAACCGTCGGACGCGAGGCCAGCCGCCCACGCACGCCCGCAACCAATGGCGCATTCGCGGATAAACCCGCTGCGACAAGGGCTCTGCTAACGTCGATGCTTGGGGATGACACCCGACCTGTGGGAGCGGGTTCACCCGCGAATGCGGTGGGACACCCACCGATGCATTCGTGGCAAACCCGAGGTCAGGCAATCGGATTACTGTTCGGCGATGGTCCGAACGATAGCGTCCACGGTGGCGTCGATCTGCGCCTGGGTCCGCTCGAGCGTCTGCTGGTGTTCCTTTTGCAGTTCGACCTGCTTGGAACACAGATTCAGGGCTGCCAGCACCAGCAGTTTGTCACCGATCAGGGTGGGGTACTGACGCTTGGTCTCGGCCAGGGCGGTGTTGAGCATCCGCACGGCTTGCGCCAGGGTCTCTTCCTGGCCTTGGGGCGCCTTGATCGAATAGTCGTTGCCCAGGATAGACACGACATTGATCGGCTGCGCTTGCAGTCTCATGCGTTGACGACACCTGCGCTGGCGCGCTCTACCAGCGCCTGGATACGGGCAGCGGTGGCGCCGTGCTTCTCTTCCTGCTCCATCAGCGACAGCTGCAGGGTTTCATTCTCTTCCTTTGCCTGGGCCAGTTCCTGGCCGAGGGCGGTGTTCTGCTCGGTGAGTTGAGCGTTTTTCTGCATCAGGTCGTTGACCAGTTGCTCGAGTTGATTCAGGGAAGCTTCCAACATGGGGGTCTATCTCGGGTTGTTGCAAAGGGCGCACACGATAAAGAAAAGCGCGCGTCCTCGCCATTAAATATCGGGAATCGAAGGCTTTAGCCTGGGCAGATTGACAGGCCTGGGCCGGTCTTGTTCCGACCTGGGTCAACCACCTGTCCGGAAACTCGATAGCAGGCTCACAGATTCATTCAAGACCCTCCCTTTGCGACCGATATCCAAAGCAGGTCACATTTTGTCGCATGGAGCGCGCATTTCCTTCCTGCCGGATAACGTCCCATGTCCCTACGCAATATGAACATCGCCCCGCGTGCCTTGCTGGGCTTTGCCCTGATCGGTGCGCTGATGCTCGGTCTTGGCATTTTCTCGCTGATCCAGATGGGCAACATTCGCCAAGCCGGCGTCGCCATCGAAGCGGTGAGCGTACCGAGCATCAAGACCCTCGATGAACTGGCCCTGCTCAATCTGCGCATGCGCACCCTCGCCTACCGCCTGGTGCTCAACCGCGACCCTCAGTTCCAGCAGGACACCCAGCGCCAGATGGACGAGCGCAACGCGCAGATCGACAAGATCCGCGACGCCTATCGCCAGCTTGTGGAAGGCCCTCAGGAGCAAGCCGCCTTCGACCGGTACAACCAACTGCTCGGCCAATACCGCCAGCTGGAAGCGCGCATGCGCAGCCTCAGCCAGGCCAATCGCGTGGAGGAACTCCAGAGCCTGATCAACCGCGAGCTGTTCGAGAATGCCGAGCAGATCAACCAGGCCATGGCGAACCTGGTGCGCATCAACACCGAGCAGACCCGCGCCACCAATGCGACAGCCGCCAGCCAATATGACACTGCATTCGCCCTGGTCATCGGCCTGCTGGTGACAGCCACCATCCTGACTCTGCTATGCGCGTTCCTGTTGACCCGCAGCATCGTCAAGCCGATCGACGAAGCGCTCAAGGCCGCCGAACAGGTCGCCGACGGCGACCTGACCCAGGTGATCCGCGCCGAGGGCAGCGATGAAGCCGCTCGCCTGTTGCGCGCCATGGCGCGGATGCAGGACAAGCTGCGTGACACCCTGCAATTGATCGCAGGCTCGGCCACCCAGTTGGCGTCGGCCGCCGAGGAACTCAATTGCGTCACCGACGAAAGCGCCCGCGGCCTGCAGCAGCAGAACAACGAGATCGAACAGGCCGCCACTGCGGTCACTGAAATGACCAGCGCGGTGGAAGAAGTGGCGCGCAATGCCGTGAGCACGTCCGAAGCCTCCAGCGAGGCGAGCCGTTCAGCGGGCGATGGTCGCGACCTGGTGCTGGAGACGGTGGGCGCCATCGAGCGCATGAGCAGCGATGTGCAGGCCACCGCCACACTGGTCACCCGCCTGGCGTCCCAATCCCGGGATATCGGCAAGGTCCTGGATGTGATCCGCGGCCTGGCCGATCAGACCAACCTGCTGGCACTCAATGCCGCGATCGAAGCGGCCCGCGCCGGCGAGGCCGGCCGTGGCTTTGCCGTGGTGGCCGACGAGGTACGGGCGCTGGCCCACCGTACCCAGCAATCGACCAGCGAAATCGAACGAATGATTGCCAGTATCCAGGGCGGGACGGAAGAAGCGGTGACCTCGATGCGCACCAGCACCGAGCGCGCCGAGTCGACCCTGAACATCGCCCGGGGCGCCGGCCTGGCCCTGGACAGCATCGCCAGCGCGGTGTCACAGATCAACGAGCGCAACCTGGTGATCGCCAGCGCCGCCGAAGAGCAGGCCCAGGTGGCCCGCGAGGTGGACCGCAACCTGGTGAACATCAATGACCTGTCGGTACAGAGCGCGACCGGGGCGCATCAGACCAGCGTGGCCAGTGCCGACCTTTCGCGCCTGGCGGTCGACCTCAACGGCCTGGTGGCGCGTTTTCGCACCTGACAGCAACGGGGCTGCTTCGCAGCCCCGTATCCAGGATCAGTACTCGATCCGCACGTCCCCTTGCGGCACGCTGCAGCATGACAGGATGTAGCCTTCGGCTTCGTCTTCCTCGGTGATACCGCCGTTGTGGTCCATGACCACTTCGCCGCCGAGCTTGAGCACCTTGCAGGTACCGCAAATACCCATGCCACAGGCTTTGGGGATCATCAGCCCGACCTTGGCCGCTGCCGCATGCACCGTCTCCCCTGGGGCGATGCGGATGCTCTTCTCGCTGCCGACGAACTCCACTAGGTTGAGGTCGGCTGCGTCGAGTTCCTCGGCCGCCTCGGCAGCCTGCTCGGCATGCTCCACGGCGTCGGCCTTGGCCTCTGCCGGGGTCGCTCCGAACGACTCTTCATGGTAGTTGCGCATGTCGAAGCCCACCGCCTCGAGCATGCGCTTGACGGCATTCATGTACGGCGTCGGGCCGCAGCAGAACACTACCCGCTCCATGTAGTCAGGCGCGATCAGCTCCATCAGGCGCTGGTTGAGGTAGCCGCGGTAGCCCGACCAGGGCTCGCCCAGGCCGTGCTTCTCGCAAATGATGTGCAAGCTGAAGTTGGGGATCCGCGAGGCCATCTGGTCCAGTTCGCGGTGATAGATGATGTCCTTCGGCGAACGGGCGCTGTGGACGAAGACCATGTCGACGTTGCCGTTGGTGTCATAGAACCAACGGGCCATGGACATCACCGGGGTGATACCGACACCGCCCGAGAGGTACAGCACCTTCGATGCCGGGAAGTCGATGGCGTTGAACAGCCCCACCGGCCCGTGCACCGCCAGCTCGAAGCCTTCGTGCATGTTGTCGTGCAGCCAGTTGGACACCTGCCCGCCGGGTACGCGCTTGACCGTGATCGAGAAGCTGTAGGGCACCGAGGGCGAGCTGGAGATGGTATACGAGCGCATCACCTGCTTGCCGTCGATCTCAAGCTCCAGGGTGACGAACTGCCCGGGCTTGAAGAAGAACATGATCGGCTGGTCGGCCATGAAACAGAAGGTGCGCACGTCCCAGGTCTCCTGGATGACCTTGACGCAGCGCACCACATGGCGGCCGTTGGCCCAGGTCTGGGTCGTGACCGGATTGAGGAAGGTATCGGACATGTTCTTCTCCAGCGGCCGACTACCGGCCTTCATGGCTGCGATAATGCGCAAGCCAGCGACGAAGTACATTCCCATCAGCGACATCGGCGTGCTTATCGCGACCAGCCCCATGCTACAAGGGCTGGCGCGTCGGAATCGGATTCGGCCATGTCGCCCGTGGATATGGTTCCTGTCGGCGGCGAACGCACACTCCACGGCAAATGAAACAGCTGTTTTTAGCAAGCAGCCTTGCGGCAAACCACAACAACGATTAGCCACTTTCGCCGGCCGCATACGGCCCTGAGGACCAAACGATGGACGTCACCGCAACCCTGAGCCTGGGCGATCCACTGGAAGCTGCACGCAAGGCCACCGCCGAGATGCTGCAGACCCGCGAGCGCACCTACTCGCTGCCCCAGCCTTTCTACACCGACGAGCGTCTGTTCCAGATCGACATGCAGGAGATCTTCCACAAGGAGTGGTTGATCGCCGGCATGACGTGCGAGATTCCGACCAAGGGCAACTTCCTGACCCTGCAGATCGGCAAGAACCCAATCATCGTTATCCGTGGCGCCGAAGGCCAAGTGCATGCGTTCCACAACGTCTGCCGTCACCGTGGCTCGCGCCTGTGCACCAGCGAAAAGGGCAAGGTGGCCAAGCTGGTCTGCCCGTACCACCAGTGGACCTATGAAATCGACGGTCGCCTGCTGTTCGCCGGCACCGAGATGGGCGCCGACTTCGACATGAAGCAGTACGGCCTCAAGCCTGTGCACGTGAAGACCGCCGGTGGCTACATCTTCATCAGCCTGGCCGAGAACCCGCCAGCGATCGACGAGTTCCTGGCAACGCTCGACCACTACATGGAACCGTACGACATGGAGAACACCAAGGTGGCGGTGCAAACCACCTTGATGGAAAAAGCCAACTGGAAGCTGGTGCTGGAGAACAACCGCGAGTGCTACCACTGCAACGGCTCGCACCCTGAGCTGCTCAAGACCCTGCTGGAGTGGGACGACACCAACGACCCACGCGCCGACCAGGCGTTCAAGGACCACGTCGCCGCCTCCGCTGCTGCCTGGGAAGCCGAGAAGATCCCGTACCTGCACAAGAGCCATGGCCTGCGTAACCGTATCGTGCGCATGCCGCTGCTCAAGGGCACCGTGTCCATGACCATGGACGGCAAGCAGGCGTGCAAGAAGCTGATGGGCCGCATCAAGAACCCAGACCTGGGCTCGATGCGTATCCTGCACCTGCCGCACGCATGGAACCACTGCATGGGCGACCACATGATCGTGTTCACCGTGTGGCCGATCAGCGCTCAGGAGTCGATGGTCACCACCAAGTGGCTGGTGCACAAAGATGCCGTCGAAGGCGTCGACTACGACCCGGAAAACATGCGCAAGGTCTGGGACGCTACCAACGACCAGGACCGTCGTCTGGCTGAAGAAAACCAGCGCGGCATCAACTCCACCGCCTACCAGCCTGGCCCGTACTCCAAGACCTACGAGTTCGGCGTGGTCAACTTCATCGACTGGTACTCCCAGCGCGTGCTCAACAACCTGGGGGCGGAGCCGGCGCCGTACCTGAAGGAAGTCAAAGCGCAGTAAGGCATCGACGCTATACGAAAAGAGCAGCCCGAGGGCTGCTCTTTTTTTTGCTCGCAGCCCTGTCATGAAGAACGATGATCAATTCTTGATCAACCTTCACCCAGCCAAGGCCTGCCATGGCCTGCAGCCACCGACCAACACTTTATCCACAGCCTGGCTCACAGTAATTGTGGAAAGTCGCCCTGAACCCTCACTCAATCCGTTGCTCATTATTTGATCAAAACTCTGTATCCCTTAGAATTCGTGGCTTCTGGCGATTACCGAACATCTTGTCCACAGAGCCGCCAACAGACTTTGTGGGCAAGGTTGGATCACTGACGCACACGCCTGTGGATAGACCCCTGAATGCCCTGGCACGCAGCGGTTTCAGAGGAATTGATCAATTATCGAACAAACGGCTGGAGACCAATGAATACGCGGGCTGCGTCATTGGCCAAACAGATTATCCACAGAGCCGCCAACAGCGATTGTGGGAAACGTTTGGCATTTAGGGGATAGGCGAAGCGTAGAGCCTGTTCAATTGTTGATCAAAGCTACAGAGGCCAGGATTGGCGAGGCCTGCAGCGAGGCGTAAACATTTTATCAACAGGGTGGCGAACAGATTCGGTGTGTAAAAGATCGGGGCCGCACAGCGGCCCCAGCGTCGCAATGCTTAGCGCAGTACCCCTTCCTCCACCAGCAACTTCAGGATCGCCTCGGCGCCTTCCTGTGGAGAAACGTCCTTGAGCACCTTGCCGCCTCCGCCGCTGGCCTTGGCCGTGGCGGCTTTCATGCGGTCCGCGCCGCTCTTGGCCTTGATCACCTTCAGCCGCTTGGGCCGTGGACGGGCCGGCTGCAGTTCGGCATCGGCCAGCAGCTCATCCTCGACCACCGCCACATTGCGCGCGGCGAGCACGCCCCGGCGAGCCGGGCCGAAAGCGCTCTGGCGCGGCTTGGGCGCAGCGTTATCCACAGTCGCCAAGAGCGGCAGGCGCACCTTCAGACGGCGTCGCTGGCCCCGTGGCAAAGCTTGCAGAACCTGCGCAGTGCCGTTGTCGATCGACTCCACTTCGGCCAGGCCCACCACCAACGGCCAGCCCAGGCGCTCAGCCAGCAAGAACGGCAACATGCCCGAACCTTCGCCGGTTTCCGCCTGGCTGCCGGTCAGCACCAACTGTGCCCCGGCGTCGCGCAGGTAATCACCCAGCACGCCCAGCACATCGGCACCCGCCGGCTGCTCCAGCACATCGAGATGATCCAGGCCCATGCCCAGGTAAGCGCGCAGTGCTTCCTCGCGTGGATCGCCAGCATGCACCACCTGCAAGTTATCCCCAGCCAGCTGCAAGCCCAGTTCGACGGCGCGGGAGTCCTGCTCGGCGCGACGGGTGCGGCCGGAGCTGGGGTGGGCGCCGATGGAGACCAGGCTGATGACTTTCGTACTCATGCTCGTGCCCTTATGCCGCATCGCGCTGGCCGGCGCTGCGGTAGTTGTCCACAGCCTCGATCAACGCCTGGAGAATCGCCGAACTGTCGCCAATCACCGACAGGTCCGCCCGTTTGATCATGTCGCAGCCTGGGTCCATGTTCACCGCCACCACCTTGTCGCAGGCACCGATACCCTGCAGGTGCTGGATCGCCCCGGAGATACCCACCGCCACGTAGACACGCGCCGTGACCCAGGTACCGGTGGCGCCGACCTGGCGGTTGCGCGGCATGAAGCCGTCGTCCACCGCTACCCGCGAGGCGCCTTCGGTAGCGCCGAGGGCGGCCGTCGCCTTGTGGAAAAGATCCCAGTCCTTGACGCCATTGCCGCCGGAGACGATGAATTCCGATTCGGCCATGGCGATCGCCGCCGGGTCCACGGCCACCGGGCCCAGGTCCTCGATGCGCGACAGACTGCGCGCCACGCTTGTGGACAACTCCACCGGCAGCGCT
Protein-coding regions in this window:
- a CDS encoding cell division protein ZapA translates to MRLQAQPINVVSILGNDYSIKAPQGQEETLAQAVRMLNTALAETKRQYPTLIGDKLLVLAALNLCSKQVELQKEHQQTLERTQAQIDATVDAIVRTIAEQ
- the gbcA gene encoding glycine-betaine demethylase subunit GbcA, which codes for MDVTATLSLGDPLEAARKATAEMLQTRERTYSLPQPFYTDERLFQIDMQEIFHKEWLIAGMTCEIPTKGNFLTLQIGKNPIIVIRGAEGQVHAFHNVCRHRGSRLCTSEKGKVAKLVCPYHQWTYEIDGRLLFAGTEMGADFDMKQYGLKPVHVKTAGGYIFISLAENPPAIDEFLATLDHYMEPYDMENTKVAVQTTLMEKANWKLVLENNRECYHCNGSHPELLKTLLEWDDTNDPRADQAFKDHVAASAAAWEAEKIPYLHKSHGLRNRIVRMPLLKGTVSMTMDGKQACKKLMGRIKNPDLGSMRILHLPHAWNHCMGDHMIVFTVWPISAQESMVTTKWLVHKDAVEGVDYDPENMRKVWDATNDQDRRLAEENQRGINSTAYQPGPYSKTYEFGVVNFIDWYSQRVLNNLGAEPAPYLKEVKAQ
- a CDS encoding methyl-accepting chemotaxis protein encodes the protein MTEMVATAVHEMGLTVQDIAQNAGNAAHASQSARDEALRAREVVRRSIHSIEGMSGEIGRAAEAVSQLADEVASIDEVLAVIRSISEQTNLLALNAAIEAARAGEMGRGFAVVADEVRTLARRTQVSTDEVQQMIQRLKQGAGTAVASMHAGQQATGGGVESSQRTGTSLGAITDQVEHISDMNHQVATATEEQSAVTEEINRTVQGISDLARETAAEVQACRDECQALRGLADDLARQMGGFKL
- a CDS encoding hybrid-cluster NAD(P)-dependent oxidoreductase → MSDTFLNPVTTQTWANGRHVVRCVKVIQETWDVRTFCFMADQPIMFFFKPGQFVTLELEIDGKQVMRSYTISSSPSVPYSFSITVKRVPGGQVSNWLHDNMHEGFELAVHGPVGLFNAIDFPASKVLYLSGGVGITPVMSMARWFYDTNGNVDMVFVHSARSPKDIIYHRELDQMASRIPNFSLHIICEKHGLGEPWSGYRGYLNQRLMELIAPDYMERVVFCCGPTPYMNAVKRMLEAVGFDMRNYHEESFGATPAEAKADAVEHAEQAAEAAEELDAADLNLVEFVGSEKSIRIAPGETVHAAAAKVGLMIPKACGMGICGTCKVLKLGGEVVMDHNGGITEEDEAEGYILSCCSVPQGDVRIEY
- the etfB gene encoding electron transfer flavoprotein subunit beta, coding for MSTKVISLVSIGAHPSSGRTRRAEQDSRAVELGLQLAGDNLQVVHAGDPREEALRAYLGMGLDHLDVLEQPAGADVLGVLGDYLRDAGAQLVLTGSQAETGEGSGMLPFLLAERLGWPLVVGLAEVESIDNGTAQVLQALPRGQRRRLKVRLPLLATVDNAAPKPRQSAFGPARRGVLAARNVAVVEDELLADAELQPARPRPKRLKVIKAKSGADRMKAATAKASGGGGKVLKDVSPQEGAEAILKLLVEEGVLR
- a CDS encoding methyl-accepting chemotaxis protein, producing MLGLGIFSLIQMGNIRQAGVAIEAVSVPSIKTLDELALLNLRMRTLAYRLVLNRDPQFQQDTQRQMDERNAQIDKIRDAYRQLVEGPQEQAAFDRYNQLLGQYRQLEARMRSLSQANRVEELQSLINRELFENAEQINQAMANLVRINTEQTRATNATAASQYDTAFALVIGLLVTATILTLLCAFLLTRSIVKPIDEALKAAEQVADGDLTQVIRAEGSDEAARLLRAMARMQDKLRDTLQLIAGSATQLASAAEELNCVTDESARGLQQQNNEIEQAATAVTEMTSAVEEVARNAVSTSEASSEASRSAGDGRDLVLETVGAIERMSSDVQATATLVTRLASQSRDIGKVLDVIRGLADQTNLLALNAAIEAARAGEAGRGFAVVADEVRALAHRTQQSTSEIERMIASIQGGTEEAVTSMRTSTERAESTLNIARGAGLALDSIASAVSQINERNLVIASAAEEQAQVAREVDRNLVNINDLSVQSATGAHQTSVASADLSRLAVDLNGLVARFRT